The nucleotide window GGTAAGTTCGAGAAAACCAAAAGTTTGAAGTCGTCGTCTCATGAGATTGTTCCATGCCATTGGGTCCCTATAGAGGACTCTAAAAATTTGAGGCCTAAGCACCCCTATTagaagattatttttttcaggaaagattTCATTGGCTTAGGGAGGGGGGGAGTGGGAGGCAGGCCGCACAGCAGAAATGAACTTTTTGGGTATAGAATGCACTCGAGAATGAAGATTCTGTTTTTGGTGCGCAGCAGTATCTACAGAACAATTATTGTGAACAAAGAGATCACATCTCAGAAGCAGGGATGGATTGGGGGTTCATGGCGCAACATTCAACGTTCATTCGACCAACTTTACATTAAGCTTAAGCTTCCAACATCAATAGGGCACCCGTTTTTTTTGCCATTAAGGATTAAaacaaatctgaaaaaaatcctGGAGCTTAGTTCACTCTGTGCTTTTAGGaaatgaactttaaaaaaaaaaaggtgcgaCTGACCCATTGTCAACCCAAACACAGAATTTGATACATACATACCAATTTTATCCTGTATCTTAGTTTTTTTGGCGATATTGCAATGGGCCAGTTATAGTTCCCATGGGCTAAGGCAACAATTATATGTTATCGGCTGACAAGTTACGAGATATAAATGACCTTGTTGATTTTGGAAGAGTTATTCCGAGTTAGATGAAAATATTATCAATATACAAACATCTCAATAAGTGAGTCATGCTAACTCACTTCAATATCTTTGCtcagaaatgcaatttttctcttCTAAAGATGAAATGTTACGTTTTACTCTTCTGAGCACACTTTACATACAGAAAAAGTATTTCTGTAGCCTGACCTGTACTTCCTCCTTTAGCAATGTAATATAATTTGacctaaaaaggaaaaaaataagatgggCTTGGCAGGTATAACTAAGCTTCACCTGAGAACTTGAAATGTTTAAGAAACTTGATTATAGGAAAACATGGAGAAATGCCTGGAGTATCTGGCTTTCCACACTTAAGgtttttagaaaaaaccatACAGAGGTATCTGGTTGATGACTCTTACAGGAAATTCAATAGTGTAAATTCAGATGTCATCAAGGCATTGAAGAATTCACATATAATTAACTTGAAGTGATCAGTGAGCAAGGTCAACATAACTTGGATCATAATGATTCATTCACCTTGTAGGGAGGTACAAAAATAAGGAAACTGTTCATAATatgaatgttcacactgaactTCAATGATGAGTTCAAAAAAACATTGGAAGTTCAATATTacgaatacattttttgagtcAAAACTTGACTTTTCGGTATGCCAAAAGAATTCAGCCCCTTGCACATTGACCCCCTCAATTAAATTCAAGCTCTCACTTGCTGAACGATTTTTCATATGCACAAAAAGTTCCACTAAATATAAGTTATAACAATATCACGTAAGATTGACAATGATTTGAGGAGTTTTAACCCTCAACATAAGTTCATGATTTTAACATTATTTTGGCCTCTGCTCAGCGCCAAACATTAAAATAATggaattaattgattttttaaaactttcagaaatatttGCTTAGTGGATAATTTTGCTAAGGAATTCAAAACCTCTAAATCTgatggcaacctcaatattCCTCAAACACCAGCTGaacctctaaaaaaatcaagatccATGGGAATAAAACCATGTGGGACAAGATGCTACTttcaaaaaatggaaattaaagGGGTCTTCCAGCATAACTGTTGTGACAGATTTTGAAGAAGTTCATAATTCCTGTTCTTTTTtataacaaagaaaataactGAAGCCGCTTGATACTTATTGACatacaatgaaaattttactgaccATGCCCAACTGATGGCCATAGTgagaaaccacatatctccttttgcGACGATGCAGACTCTccctcataatttattttttctttggaaaacaagtcagtataatttcttgaaaattgtctgAATTATGCTACTGTGTTGACAGAATATTGTGTTTACAAGTCATGAGAATGgcttttttctcataaaaaaatgaaataggagcggtaattttgaaatatcgcaATGGAGTTTCATGGTTTCTGACTTTGGTCATCAATATGACAAGTTCTTACGGATTTCAACTTTCTGCTTAAAAAACTTGAGGCTTTTTGAAGCAccaatataaaaatataaatcaattgacggatgatgatgatgatattgATGTCAcatacaaataattttaattggtcacaatttttccagaaaaatgccTTCAGTCAATCTACTTCAACCTCTAGGATTTATTACtgtgaggaaaaaattaatcctAGAAGCCCTGGCACATCAGATGAATTTGTCCAACTGAAACAATGTTCAATTGGAGACTTACAGAGGCATTTTTGGTTGACCATAGCACACCATCCCAGCAAAGCAAAACTCGATTCCcaaacagatttttttaaatccctaCCACTAACTGAAATTAAGTTAAATCTTTTATTTCAACTTAATGAGAAGAACGAAAGACATAAGGTCAAGACCTCTTTTTTTGTTGATCAAgctaatgaaaaataatagcTGTTACTGCAAAAAGACAGATCAGTTGACATCTAACCATCAATTTTTTACCATCATTAATGCTTTgagattttaacagaaatttgTTGAGTGAGATAAGTCTTTTTCTTCAGGGAGCTTCCTAGAGGTCAATTCAGCTTTAGTGTATtgcttaaaacattttcaaactaTAATTTTTAAGCAGCTGGGGTGTCATTCTGAATGAAGAGGAATACTTGTGGTTGAGGTAGGAGGTGGACGATCTGAGtaagaacttttgaaaaagaaaataaatttagaaCTTGAGAATTTTAGGGAACTCTTCGGAGCATATTTCATTCAGCAAGTGAGTTACTTGCTATGTGATGCTGATGTTCTCCAGTTCTTTCCCTTTCCACGCGCAACAAATTGAGTAATGTTGAAAAAGCTGTGTTAGTAATTCTTGTTCGTCAAGGAATTCTATTTTTTCTATCACAGATCGCTCCGCATATGGAATGGCTCCATATATACTGCACATATCAGCTCCATCCACACCGTCCCAGCCAGCACTTAGATACCTATAAAgaaggattgaaaaaaaaaaaaaaaaaatttcttaataaaaattgatgattcTGGATCTTTGGTTCTTCAGAGGAAGAAATACTCATTCTTTGGCTGTCCATCAGCACAGGATGACTCAAACAGCAAGTCCTTCATCTGTATCCTGACAAAGGCTCAAGACGAAGCTTTGGAACAAAAACTTTCATCACCAAGTTTGCCAcaaggaataaataaaaatactgtCAACTTCTCGAGACCTTCCTTGGGGAATATTTTGATAGGCATCGACAACCCCTATTTCTCAGGATTTACGAATGGTAAGGTCTATCTTAACTCCAAATGTGGCAAAGGCAAATCCACTTTGTAGGAGGGGGAATCCATAACATTTTCCATCAATCTCAAATTGAAACAGAGAATATTTTGCCAGCTatagaaaataatttagatgAAAACAACTAATATTCAGAAATGTAGTGGCAACATTCGATATCCTTCGTTTTGGAAAAGTTCTGTTAGCTATGCaattttgcattaaatttgAGTCCCAAAGGGCTTTGTAACAAATGGATACCACTTCTTAGCAAAAATAATATGATAAATGGtatgtgtttttaaaatataagtgAATATTTGGCCTTGGAGGATCAAAATTGAGGGGAGCCACTTCAAATCAAAGTTGCAGGCCTCATTTACACTCTCACACAGGCACGATTAAGCTTACCTTTCTCACTTTGCCTTGGAATGCTAGAATTCCATCCTTTTATATTCaactaaaaattattaaaaaatgataGATTTAGATGGACATGCGAGGACTTACCTCTGTTTCTGGGATTCTAAACTGGTGCAAGCATCAATACCCGCAAGGTGGCATCCTTGTGCTCTAAGATTACTGATCATGACCTCTCCAAATTTATCACTCATGttgatctgaaaaatttaaatgaacttAATTATTTGGAGGAAGCTTACTTGACAACTTTCTTTTGCTTTTACGAGACAATTAAGTTTTCTTCACCTGTTACCAGACTCATGAAAATCCATGATTCACAGTCGTTCGGAGATACAAACATCAAATAGTGTAGCTTGATAAGTAAAAATAACACATAGTGAATTCAATGGCgattttgcaaacattttggATAGAGTATTACATATAGGAATTTAAAAGGGCTTTCCCACAATGGAATTATATACCTGATAGTATCATGTAAAATTAGTTATTTACTTTTGGAGTTTTTCTGCATGTTACTTCTTGCACtacttaaagaagaaaaaaagagaaatatccTATTGAATCATAAAGAAAACAAGGGAAAAAATACCTAAAGGTGCAtgacaaaaataatttatcaaaCATGTTAAAGCACAAAATAATTGAGAGTACTTACTGGATCATAGCAGATGAAAAGGGCAGAGATAAACGTTGAGGAAATCCACGACAACATGTTCTGTGCTAAAGGATATTCTATGTAGACAAGAACACATTCGGATATGAAAAGAGTTGGTGCAGAAAAATCTAAATTGATACTCCTGAGTTTGGCATCTAAATCTTTCACGTCTCTCAAGTCGACTCCGATTAAATGGTAACTCTTTGAGTGGATGTTTGTTTTATCGAAgataacttcttcacctacaaTCAAATCAGATCACAAGTAAATTCTAAGGAAAAAGAGTAAAAGCACAAATAGATTggttaatcagatttttttttttcttttcctttatgGAACAGAAAAGGACTTGATTTTTAGACACCTGATGAAAGATGGAGATGTTATGATAGTATGCACAAGCCATGCAGTCAAATGGGATTGGTAAGATGCTTTCATGGAGCAGTGGAGGTGATATTAGACTTATAGTGTCAAAAAGGcatccttttaattttttgataaaatgaatagaataagataatttttcttaaggatttggaaaatcataaatttcaattttgtaatTACATACTCAAAGAGGAAACTCGTTTTCACCTAACCTCTGCTCTTTACAAGTAAACTATGAAGGGAAAGCTGTTTTTAGATGTGCAATAAAGCAAAAGGCATATTTGCTGCATATGAAAGAAAAGGAACCATTCATCCCTACTGATGATGCACCATGAAGAAAAGACCTTGTAAAGAGCTGAGCCTATGCTTCGAGAAATATaaaggttgaaatttaaaggaaaaaagtaaGGGAAGGCTGTGAATGAGTTAAATTTTGGTATTTCGATTAGAAGAGCGAAAGAGAGTTGAAGAGAACATTGAATTAAAGTAAACATGGGATACACACCTTCTTCTTGGATCATATTAGCCAAGAGAGGTTTCTTCTTAATTGACCATATTTTTCTTGCTGTAACAGCAGGGAAGTCTAGTTccacaaattttttgaaaggtaCATTACTGCTTTTTAATTTCCAAAAGAGGGTATCGAAACCAGATCCTAAATTGATGATTTGTCCATTTCCACCGACTCTCTGAAAGAATAAAGTaatagtaaataaaaaaaagagaaagacaCCTAAATGCCATAAATGTCTAAAAGTGTTGTGTGCCTGATTGGGCTACTGACATCTTTGAATCTCTTGATCAATGCCCTGCCATCATCCTTCCATGGGACATTCCCATTGCCTTTAAACTGGGGTTACTcaatataaattttctttaggGAGCCTCTCATCTGACCTTTTTTTGGCACATACCTATCCCACGCTAACTGCACAACATCATAACTGGACTTGATGTCATTCTATGGTGTATGTATGCTGTGGGTATGCTACTTACTTGCAATCTCCACTGTCACACAAATTCTTTCGTTACATACCTAGTTCTTTCTCCAGATTCCAGTGAGTTTCCActaaaaatccatttcagttgctcTCATTATGCTTTATTTTTGCTAAATTGCTACATTATTACCACCATAAAGCTTAATACTTGTCACCATATCATAAAATTGGCACTTAGTTACTTTTCACATGTCCTGATTCCAGAGGACCCCATTTAGTATTACAACGGCAGTCCTCCCCTGAATGATGCTGTCTCTTGCTGCCTGGTCTCTTTTTTCATCTTGAGCCCGTCAAACAACATGATACCTATAATTACTGCACACTTTGATAAGATGACAATCCCCCagctctatgctttgctgacggtATGCCACTGTAACTACCAGTTTCTCTGTTCTGAGGATGCAACAGAGACTAAAACAGAGACTGTGAGATACTCACCTCAAAAAATTGCTCGATCAACAGGCCGACTCCTCTGACTCTGGCAAAATATCCTCTATTGATCTCTGGGGCTCTTCGAGGACCGCTGTCAATCATGCTTTGCAAGAACTCGTCCTTCCAATAACCTAATTTAATTGCAGATAATTTACACTGACTCGCATCGTCATTGGTTGCTTGAACACCGAAGTTGTTCCCAGATTCCATGTTGCAAATAATAGATAGAGGGACAGTGAATGCCCGATAAGAGCACTATGAATCTCTAGCGAACAGGGGTCTTCGAGCAGGGGAAAAAAGAACGAACACTGTAAGCTCACATTCTGCGTACACTTCAAAACaagaacagaaattttaaaggagCAATAATGCGCTGTTGATATGCAATCAGTGGTTGTTAGAGTTTTTTTCAGTAACGTAACTCAAAACTCTGTGACTAAATAAATTTTGGACACTTAACCTcaaaaaatgttgtaaaatgtaaacaaatgaccaaataaaaaacaaaaacgaaactTCCATTCTCATTGGTTCCGAGCTGGGAACTTCGCGCTtattggttcccgccaattccaGTACCGCGCGcggcaaaatatacaaattaaCGCGCCACTTTTCAAATTATCGGGGACTACTCTGGTTGCGCGCAGACGACGGAGAGTTGCCCATTTCATCTTTGGATTGCCTGCAGATTTGCCGTACAGGCAACAAATCTCAAAAGGAGCACCAGTAGTTATCTATTCGAGAAATATGTGAACTCTTTCTGTACGTAATAATAGTATGTTCGTATCTTCGTCATCGCCGCATTCCTGTATACGGCCGATAAGTTACTTTTGGCTCAAAACGAAGATAATCACTGCTCCTTGCTTCCTTTCAAGCGTTGGACTTTAAATTGTTATCTTACTCTGGTTCTGATACTCATTTGGTAAGTTTTTTCCCCTTAAACTTTTTTGCAGATATGAACTTCTTGTACAGTGTTACGCAAGTATCAAGAAAATTACGGAGCAAATTACATGAagttgtttaaaaattggatttcagaAAGAGATAGCTCCGTTTCGCTCAGACGTTACTCTGATCGTCATCAATGGGGGTATCAGAGGCCTTTGTTGAGGATCCTGGCAATAAAGAAAAAGAGTCTATTCTTCGCTCGAAGCCTCCATGGGACCCATAGACGATCTATTAGGGtcgaatttttccttcaatcttGTCGCCTCGCGCCATGTGACGTTAaacaatttccgccgccattttattttttcaaaaattgttcaacaaagctgtccgaaaacactggattttctttgtactgccaataaaatttagtaaaaatttcaaggaggttcgatcaacaatttttttgtaaaaaaataaaatggcggcgaaaatttttgaacatcgcatggcgcttgtgatactttagccggaaggtgacgatattaaTAATAATGCTTCGTGCTCGCTTCGTGCGGCGATGAATCTAATAGAACACCGGCGAGGGAACTTTTCCGTAAATACAGTCCATTTGAAGTTCCCCCTCGATTCAGCCGGATAGACAACACGTTAAATAAGCATAAATAGTTACATTATACTTCGCAGTAAGGAACTACTaattctagctcattttagaaacaaagtacGTACGGGCCATCGATTTCCTTACCCTCACAGATACTTTAATGAATAAGCCGGGAATATGTAGTGGTTAGGTACTGCAAATATAAATTCTATCAAATAAACCATTTGAAAAACACGTACTTAACTATCTCGTTTCATGTTTCTATGAAACATGTAACAAATACGGCAAAAATGGGCCTAGGTATTCCAAAAGCTTTACAAGAGATCAACGATCGAGGTTCAGTgctattttttcatggttttgatGGATCCAAGGCGAAAACTGCTTTGGTAAAATctgaaatgtatttattttattcgatcaattaatatttttattttttttaaaaaaaatttaatgattttttcttattgtgtgtctttttttatttattgcttTTATGTAAGCTTTTTCGGCCggatttttctattatttactACTCGCTTTAagtaattttggattttccatCGTGCCTCCGGTCAAAGCCACAGCTGATAATTGAGGATAGGATATATAATTGGACCTAATAAGTCACTTATTTTAACTTAATATAAAATAACacgtaaaaagtgaaaaaaaggaaggcaggataacgtaaaaaaatttattcctaaaaaattataatttataaaaatacaacTTTCAACCAGAAAAAGGAAGATTTTCGTGGATCCAAATACACGTACACTATAAGATCTGTTTCCAAATACTACCTtaaggccattttttcaaagtatatTTTGTCAAGTTTAATTGCTTATCACAAAAATAGTCAAAGGCAACCAGGAGATAATCAAACACTACTCCCTAACGATTTTTTCTGTCAATTCAAAAAGTAAGTAAGTGGGAATAATAGCAGTAAGGTAGGTAGGTAGCAGTATCAGCAGCAGCAATGAAATAAGTTTTGTTTGAGAAGTTATCCTACCAAAAAGAGAAAGAATAGGAAAGAGAAAATTTCCACGATCTTGAAATTTGCCAACTCGCACAGATGAATTGATTTTCAGTGCGTGTAATGAATGAGGAAGAGCGCAGGAGAGCGAGTCCTCTTTTTTCTACGTTCGAAGTATATGTACGAGAAATGATatgattttagaagaaaactaAATGTTTTAATTCTCTTTGGAATACTTCTCCTCAATTACTCCTCCTTGCCTAGGAAAAGACCCAGCTCTTCTTAGACggagaattgaaaataatcaagtttGAATTAAGTTTCCTGATCACATCCATTACATCTACTACGTATTCATACTACATTACTGAATTCCTTAATAATAACTAACAATAGTCTTTACATGATTAGTATTACTTTCGTGATTTGATCCATgaacaaaaattataaactgTATAACTTTTCTTATGCGTGAGTCTAATTCTCAATTTGAACACGAACTCAATAGTAtttaataacaaaaaaatggcaacaagtTTTTTATATTTAAGCTCTATTTAACCTGACTAATTATAGCAATGCTTACttaacattttttatattttataacaaaaaaaaaacataactgttcaataaaaattttaagatgacAAACTCAAGAAATCATTTACGACTATTGGATCTCCTTCGTCAAAAGATTGTATAATGGCAGGATCTGTCAAGAATATATTCTTTACTCGAGAATTcttcaaataaatttgaaatttgtctgCCAATCGGTATTTTTCTGCATGGACAGATGGAATAAGTTCCGTACGTAAGTCACTACCCTTTGCATAAATACAATTAtctgttaaaaattaatatttacttGGTGATATAATAAATTAACAAGACACATTTTACTTATACCTACTTAAGATTCTGGCAAAAGCTGAATAAATTTTTAGGAAGCgtattacaaaaaaataactCTGAAGCAGGAGGCAAAACCCAGTTTGAcctttttcagaaaagaaatgCTATTATTCATTCGACTTactatatttttattattttgttctttttttgtagttttctcTTTTATTGCTTAAGCATAATGGGATTTGCTGCATCTTCTAATCATTGTGAATGGTTAATAATCACAGCCAATGCGAAAATTATAGAATCATTGAGTGGCATTGCGTTCTATGATTAATAAGATGAAGAGGTCGTTTCCACGTTTAATGTAATTCTAATTATTGCGTAATGATTCCCCGCGATCTACATATTTAAATTATCCATATATTTACATTTCAGGAGGAAATTAAGAATAGATTcagttaaaaaatgaaaaggtcTAGGGTGGAAAATAGCATACATCACTTAAGCTTACAAGTACGTTTACTGTCCGACAGGTAACTTCATCTAGGTATCATATTGGAGATTACTTACTTAACACGCTTCATGTGACGAAAACGGGTCGGTTTTTGAAGTTAGGTAAGGACGGAAAAATCCACAGGCAAAATATAACATGAACTTAAAGAGGCAGGCTGATAAGTATGCCTACGTAACCATGTAGTGCATAAGATAGTCGTAGTTTGAAGATAGACGGAGAGGGGAAGATAGGTCGAGGCAATCACATGTCATTTTATATGATCACCTCCAAACTAGCGtgacaggaaaaaaatattactgGGACAGCATTTTCTGCCCGAGAATCCTCTGAAATGAGAGGCTATCATGATGTAAATTATAATCACAGTCGATCAATCTACTTATAAAACTCTTATACAATTAATAACAAtgatcattaaaaataatattttctcaaTAAAAATAAGACAGTGAATTACATGTTAACATACAAAAGGCAGGATCAAAGACTAGGCATAATGAtccatattgcaaaataattttagaCGGACATTTGAAAATCATAGTAATACAGAATAGTGGAGGTTGAATAACGCACAAGCAAATCGTCTTAAAATTTATAGGCCCCGGCAACGGAGCTATCGagttattgttatttttttatttaaactccCTAAAACGTTTTCATGCTAGAGGAGACATGTCCAAAGGGTAGAAAAGTCGATACTTTTTAATCCCTGCGTTTTGGCATGTAATACTTGTGAGCTTTAGTATCTCTCGTATGTCTGTACTCAGTTTCAGTCTTAGTAATCAAAGGTACTGGGCACGGTTTCTGGACTTTGGGTAGGAACTCTTTTCTATACTGGGTGACTCCACTATCTTGACGAGAGTATTCCTCTCCTATCGTGAAATGAGAGGTGTTGGCCTGTTTAACTCGCGTTACGCGTTCGGTCGCGGTGAAATTTCCGTATCCTTTAGACTCAGTTTGTCCTTGGAATCGACCGGTCGTACCTATGTTTAAATTGCTTGATTTCCTCGTCGTGAGATCTCCTTTCTCTTGCTTATGCATAGAACTCAGACTTTGTCTATCACTTGATTTAACTTGTCCTGTAAACTGGTTGTCCAAATTCAAGACACTTCGGCGTTGCTCAACAGCAGCAGATGATATTGTATGCAATGCCTCTGCCGATTTAACATCGGATCTTCGGGTGAGTAGAGAATTTTGAACGTCCGCTGAGGTGTTGCTGATCACATTTTTCCGATGGTGTTGATGTTCGTCATTGCTTGGTCTGACATAGTTTCTAGTTTCAGATCCTCCAGAAAGATTCAGTATCGATTTGCTGGTGCTCGAATACATTTGACTCTGCTTCTGTGACTGCACGGTCGATTCCATTGATTGAGCTCTTTGCTCTCGAGAACTTACGTAGGTCTGTCCGGATGTTCTGACGGATGAAAGAGCTTTTTGACTAGTTGAGTTGTCTTGCTTTAGAGTTTGCGCTATTTGAGAGCTAGAATGAATGTTAGATGACGATCCATGGGAAGATCGTAAACCATTGGATTGAGATGATTGCACGCTCCATGTTGAATCTGACCTACGAGGCTGTGATTGGATTTGTCTAGTAGTTGTCTCACTTCTCAATATTTGTTGTCCCGTATGTTGCTGTTTCACGTGATGCTCTGAGGTCATACTCTGAGAACTTTCCGTTCTGGAGCTTTGCGCATGTGTTTCGTGGTGTCGATGTACCGGGCATGTGTGGGGCGTAGGATGGACTTCGCGGTGACTTTGGATTTGTTGCATATTTTTGGTCTCGTGATGTTCTCTAGTTTGTTGTAGAGATTTAGACAGATCCGTATGCGATGCGCGCGTTTCATGGTGTTGACGTGTCTGGGAGAGGTCTGTATGAGATGAGCGAGTTTCGTGGTGTTGTCGGCTTTGTTCCACCTTTCTTGAGACCTCTGACCTTGTTGCGTGGTGTACTTGATGTTTCTCGTTCACCTGCGATTGAGCAGTTCTTGTAATCTCATGAACGGATCCATTGAGTCTAGTCTGACTATCGGAGTGAACTTTGTTGATGGAGGTTTGGTTAGTTTGTTCTTTATCCGACGCTGTATATGTGTTTCTCCGTTCGATTCTTTGATGTGTTGTGTTATTGGTTTCTTTGTGTGCGATTGTTTGATCTCTTTCAGAGGAATAATTTTTGCGGTTGTATTGAGCCATTGTAGATTTGTCATCTCCTAATGTTATTTGTGACTCAACATGACGCCTCTTATTGACAACTCGAGATGGAGTTTGCTCAGTCTTTTGAACTTGATAAGTTTCCTTTGATGTAGTTTTAACCTCCATCTTTCCATTGCCAATTTGTAGGGAGTCTTCATACTTTTTCGTTTCAGCTCTTTCACCAACAACAGCTGTGTATTGTGTTTTTTGAGTTGAGATTCCGTAAAATTCTCCGCCTCCGATTTGCAAATTATCTTTTGGTCTCCGCACTGGTTCTCTATCGCCTTTCGTTGGCACAAAATCATCCTTCGATTTTGGTTTACCTTGAAATTCGCCCTCTGGTTTTAAGTTATCCTTGTGTTTTACGATTGGAGCTCTTTCACCCGGTCCAACTTTTCCAGGCGTCCTCTTTTCAAAGTCACCTTCTAATTTCAAATTATCAGGATGACGAATCGGTTTCTGCCTCTCACCTGGCCCCACCTTTTGCGGCGTTGGACGCTCAAAGTCTCCCTCCGGACGTAAGTTGTCGGGGTGTTTGACAATAGGAGCACGTTCTCCAGGACCAAATTTCTGCGGAGTTGGCCTTTCAAAGTCTCCTTCTGGTTTTAAGTTGTCTGGATGTTTGATGATCGGAGCTCGGTCACCAGGTCCAACTGGGGATTTGGATGGTCTTTCAAAATCACCCTCTGGTCGTAGGTTGTCCGGATGCCTTATTGGTTGCCTTCTTTCTCCCGGACCAATCGGGGAGTCTTTTGGTCTGAAAAAGTCTCCTTCGGGCTTTAGATTGTCTGTTGGTTTTACAGGTTTCGGCCTCTCTCCGGGACCCAGTTTTTCCTTCGTTGGACGGTCGAATGACCCTTCTGGCTTCAAATTATCAGGGTGTTTGACGACTGGAGCTCTTTCTCCTGGTGTATATCCTTGAGACTTAGGCCTCTCAAATTCTCCTTCGGGTTTAAGATTATCTGggtgttttacaatttttggtttttcagcAGGGCTGTACTGAGTTGGTTTAGGACGGTCAAATTCGCCCTCAGGTTTGAGATTATCTGTTGGTTTGATAGGTTTAACACGCTCACCGGGACCAACTTCCTTGAGGACTGGGCGTTCAAAATCACCCTCTGGTCTCAGGTTGTCTGGATGTTTCACCCACTTTGGTCTTTCTGTAGTCACGTATTTATAATCATCTCTGGACCTGGACTCGATGAATTCACCTTCAACGTGAAGGT belongs to Bemisia tabaci chromosome 6, PGI_BMITA_v3 and includes:
- the LOC109042686 gene encoding leucine carboxyl methyltransferase 1, with the protein product MESGNNFGVQATNDDASQCKLSAIKLGYWKDEFLQSMIDSGPRRAPEINRGYFARVRGVGLLIEQFFERVGGNGQIINLGSGFDTLFWKLKSSNVPFKKFVELDFPAVTARKIWSIKKKPLLANMIQEEGEEVIFDKTNIHSKSYHLIGVDLRDVKDLDAKLRSINLDFSAPTLFISECVLVYIEYPLAQNMLSWISSTFISALFICYDPINMSDKFGEVMISNLRAQGCHLAGIDACTSLESQKQRYLSAGWDGVDGADMCSIYGAIPYAERSVIEKIEFLDEQELLTQLFQHYSICCAWKGKELENISIT